Below is a genomic region from Halostella litorea.
TGCTCCGCAGGAGAAAGCGGACCAGGTCGCTCGTGCTCTGGAAGCTCGTGCCCTCGATCGTCTCGTCGACCCGGTCGGCCAGGTCCTTCGGGATGGAGACGGTCGTGTACTCGGTCATACGGGAGGTGGGGCGCGGGCGACCGAAAGGCTTTGCGACCGCCGGCCGACGCGTCGGCACTGGTTTTTTGCCGCGGCGTTCGTATCCGCGGATATGGGAGTGCGGCCGCCA
It encodes:
- a CDS encoding ribbon-helix-helix domain-containing protein, with protein sequence MTEYTTVSIPKDLADRVDETIEGTSFQSTSDLVRFLLRSIVIQHQQQGELTEAEFDEITSQLRDLGYLE